The Canis lupus familiaris isolate Mischka breed German Shepherd chromosome X, alternate assembly UU_Cfam_GSD_1.0, whole genome shotgun sequence genome has a segment encoding these proteins:
- the PNCK gene encoding calcium/calmodulin-dependent protein kinase type 1B isoform X1, translated as MLLLKKQTEDISSVYEIREKLGSGAFSEVVLAQERGSSHLVALKCIPKKALRGKEALVENEIAVLRRVSHPNIVALEDVHESPSHLYLAMELVTGGELFDRIMERGSYTEKDASHLVGQVLGAVSYLHSLGIVHRDLKPENLLYATPFEDSKIMVSDFGLSKIQAGNMLGTACGTPGYVAPELLEQKPYGKAVDVWALGVISYILLCGYPPFYDESDPELFSQILRASYEFDSPFWDDISESAKDFIRHLLERDPQKRFTCQQALQHLWISGDAALDKDILGSVSEQIQKNFARTHWKRAFNATSFLRHIRKLGQSPEGEEASERRMTRHSHPGLQSCQPPKW; from the exons ATGCTGCTGCTCAAGAAGCAGACGGAAGACATCAGCAGCGTCTACGAGATCCGGGAGAAGCTCGGCTC GGGCGCCTTCTCGGAGGTGGTGCTGGCCCAGGAGCGCGGCTCCTCACACCTTGTGGCCCTCAAGTGCATCCCCAAGAAGGCCCTGCGAGGCAAGGAGGCCCTGGTGGAGAACGAGATCGCGGTGCTCCGCAG GGTCAGCCACCCCAACATCGTGGCCCTGGAGGACGTCCACGAGAGCCCTTCCCACCTGTACCTGGCCATGGAGct GGTGACAGGGGGCGAGCTGTTCGACCGCATCATGGAGCGTGGCTCCTACACAGAGAAGGACGCCAGCCACCTAGTGGGCCAGGTCCTCGGGGCCGTCTCCTACCTGCACAGCTTGGGTATCGTGCACCGGGACCTCAAG CCTGAGAACCTCCTCTATGCCACGCCCTTtgaggactccaagatcatggtCTCTGACTTCGGCCTCTCCAAGATCCAGGCTGGCAACATGCTGGGCACCGCCTGTGGGACCCCAGGATATGTGG CCCCGGAGCTCTTGGAGCAGAAACCCTACGGGAAGGCCGTGGATGTGTGGGCCCTGGGTGTCATCTCCTACATCTT gctctgtgggTACCCCCCTTTCTACGACGAGAGCGATCCTGAACTCTTCAGCCAGATCCTGAGGGCCAGCTACGAGTTTGACTCTCCCTTTTGGGATGACATCTCAGAATCAG CCAAAGACTTCATCCGGCACCTTCTGGAGCGAGACCCCCAGAAGAGGTTCACCTGCCAGCAGGCCTTACAGCATCTTTG GATCTCTGGGGACGCGGCCTTGGACAAGGACATCCTGGGCTCTGTCAGTGAGCAGATCCAGAAGAATTTTGCCCGGACCCACTGGAAG AGAGCGTTCAATGCCACCTCCTTCCTGCGCCACATCCGCAAGCTGGGCCAGAGCCCGGAGGGTGAGGAGGCCTCTGAGCGGAGGATGACCCGCCACAGCCACCCCGGCCTCCAGTCCTGCCAGCCCCCCAAGTGGTGA
- the PNCK gene encoding calcium/calmodulin-dependent protein kinase type 1B isoform X2, producing MLLLKKQTEDISSVYEIREKLGSGAFSEVVLAQERGSSHLVALKCIPKKALRGKEALVENEIAVLRRVSHPNIVALEDVHESPSHLYLAMELVTGGELFDRIMERGSYTEKDASHLVGQVLGAVSYLHSLGIVHRDLKPENLLYATPFEDSKIMVSDFGLSKIQAGNMLGTACGTPGYVAPELLEQKPYGKAVDVWALGVISYIFQILRASYEFDSPFWDDISESAKDFIRHLLERDPQKRFTCQQALQHLWISGDAALDKDILGSVSEQIQKNFARTHWKRAFNATSFLRHIRKLGQSPEGEEASERRMTRHSHPGLQSCQPPKW from the exons ATGCTGCTGCTCAAGAAGCAGACGGAAGACATCAGCAGCGTCTACGAGATCCGGGAGAAGCTCGGCTC GGGCGCCTTCTCGGAGGTGGTGCTGGCCCAGGAGCGCGGCTCCTCACACCTTGTGGCCCTCAAGTGCATCCCCAAGAAGGCCCTGCGAGGCAAGGAGGCCCTGGTGGAGAACGAGATCGCGGTGCTCCGCAG GGTCAGCCACCCCAACATCGTGGCCCTGGAGGACGTCCACGAGAGCCCTTCCCACCTGTACCTGGCCATGGAGct GGTGACAGGGGGCGAGCTGTTCGACCGCATCATGGAGCGTGGCTCCTACACAGAGAAGGACGCCAGCCACCTAGTGGGCCAGGTCCTCGGGGCCGTCTCCTACCTGCACAGCTTGGGTATCGTGCACCGGGACCTCAAG CCTGAGAACCTCCTCTATGCCACGCCCTTtgaggactccaagatcatggtCTCTGACTTCGGCCTCTCCAAGATCCAGGCTGGCAACATGCTGGGCACCGCCTGTGGGACCCCAGGATATGTGG CCCCGGAGCTCTTGGAGCAGAAACCCTACGGGAAGGCCGTGGATGTGTGGGCCCTGGGTGTCATCTCCTACATCTT CCAGATCCTGAGGGCCAGCTACGAGTTTGACTCTCCCTTTTGGGATGACATCTCAGAATCAG CCAAAGACTTCATCCGGCACCTTCTGGAGCGAGACCCCCAGAAGAGGTTCACCTGCCAGCAGGCCTTACAGCATCTTTG GATCTCTGGGGACGCGGCCTTGGACAAGGACATCCTGGGCTCTGTCAGTGAGCAGATCCAGAAGAATTTTGCCCGGACCCACTGGAAG AGAGCGTTCAATGCCACCTCCTTCCTGCGCCACATCCGCAAGCTGGGCCAGAGCCCGGAGGGTGAGGAGGCCTCTGAGCGGAGGATGACCCGCCACAGCCACCCCGGCCTCCAGTCCTGCCAGCCCCCCAAGTGGTGA